Proteins encoded within one genomic window of Triticum aestivum cultivar Chinese Spring chromosome 2D, IWGSC CS RefSeq v2.1, whole genome shotgun sequence:
- the LOC123055509 gene encoding probable serine/threonine-protein kinase PBL25: protein MQFEKEVCHLMTVKHPNIVQCVGYCYETLKEVAPYNGKMVFAEKSEMLLCLEYLPTGSLSEYLSDESCGLNWSTRYKIIKGTCYGLCHLHGQKDTPIIHLDLKPTNILLSDGMIAKIADFGLSRLLEQPGTIITSSRFGTPGYMAPEFFEESGPALSTKSDIFSLGVIIIEIITGRRKYPRDVTEPSSSNEFVEMVRNCSLQLEKQGEKITEIWNPRYNLPRRNKKMHSDRPNMSEP, encoded by the exons ATGCAGTTTGAGAAGGAGGTTTGTCATCTTATGACGGTTAAGCACCCCAATATAGTGCAATGTGTAGGCTACTGCTATGAAACACTGAAAGAGGTTGCACCATACAATGGGAAAATGGTATTTGCAGAGAAGTCGGAAATGCTACTTTGCTTAGAGTATCTCCCCACCGGAAGCCTCAGTGAGTATCTATCTG ATGAATCTTGTGGACTTAATTGGAGCACACGCTACAAAATAATCAAAGGGACTTGCTATGGTTTATGTCACCTTCACGGGCAAAAAGATACCCCCATTATTCACTTGGACCTTAAACCTACAAACATATTGCTCAGCGACGGTATGATAGCAAAAATTGCAGACTTCGGTTTGTCAAGGTTGCTTGAACAACCAGGCACTATTATAACGTCATCTCGTTTTGGAACACC TGGTTACATGGCACCTGAGTTCTTTGAGGAAAGTGGTCCAGCATTGTCGACCAAGTCGGACATATTTAGCTTGGGCGTAATAATCATCGAGATAATAACAGGACGTCGGAAATACCCCCGTGATGTTACTGAACCATCATCTTCAAATGAATTTGTCGAGATGGTGAGGAATT GTTCTCTGCAACTAGAAAAACAAGGTGAGAAGATCACGGAGATATGGAACCCTAGGTATAATTTGccaagaagaaataaaaagatgcATTCAGATAGGCCTAATATGTCAGAACCCTGA